From Penicillium psychrofluorescens genome assembly, chromosome: 1, one genomic window encodes:
- a CDS encoding uncharacterized protein (ID:PFLUO_001509-T1.cds;~source:funannotate) yields the protein MPPPNSASGTPSYSPTTIALESLSRSSIPSLAPVEPDTAHDDNVSFLRSRSALHNPLLPTLSRHRRRRYQPPPHPRPNESEDQMDLDDPSSLRMSVEINRRIPIVRRQREESISMPNYEGQLSNPRSLYGWAPGSDDEAEGTVTAGREEDSDDEHPRPFLHAISDRNTTTARPPRHEPTGRTPPIIAGDEPSESSSSSRFRNSPISTMEALLQSARRQPRLSRTRTLETYLMDRYGERQNQDSEEPERTGARAYRYVPPTRGDSHRNLTHSDLRARATAHRQLHSENSVNWLLKDTINYLDRLRYSNSYEESVTSAAATGFLSLDDFSWKDDDDFILDTNTLTPPPACSWLRPGMVFSGSQRAASAGCSVLSQRVSSPNTSGDPVIVNGSDNTRIGVHTSSGRRYLANTRDENWPVKVTVHNINYHDMTLSGTMEAYNIPDKTSPSHDAHIVTFLEGEIIDFNAHTLETKNFKADAEIDSTYWRELQPFKDLNDTEMVKSLVSRKWITEELAKGWILMRWKGECF from the exons ATGCCGCCCCCGAACTCGGCGTCG GGCACTCCCTCCTACTCACCCACCACGATAGCCCTGGAGTCGCTGTCGCGATCCTCCATTCCCTCCCTCGCTCCTGTCGAACCCGACACTGCCCACGATGACAACGTGAGCTTCCTGCGCTCTCGTTCCGCCCTTCATAACCCGctcctcccaaccctcaGTCGACATCGCCGTCGGCGGTATCAGCCGCCTCCACATCCCCGTCCCAATGAGAGCGAGGATCAaatggatctggatgaccCCAGCAGCCTCCGTATGTCGGTGGAGATCAACCGTCGCATCCCCATCGTCCGCCGCCAGCGAGAAGAGTCGATCAGTATGCCAAACTACGAGGGCCAGCTGTCCAATCCTCGGTCACTGTACGGCTGGGCTCCGGGGTCCGatgacgaggcggagggtaCTGTTACCGCTGGCCGTGAGGAGGATTCGGACGACGAGCATCCGCGGCCGTTCCTGCATGCTATCTCCGATCGCAACACAACAACCGCGCGACCCCCAAGACACGAGCCGACCGGCCGAACACCACCGATCATCGCAGGCGATGAGCCATCagaaagcagcagcagtagtCGGTTTCGGAATTCGCCAATCTCGACGATGGAGGCTCTGTTGCAGTCGGCGAGGCGACAACCTCGGTTATCACGGACCCGAACGCTAGAGACATATCTGATGGATCGGTATGGGGAACGCCAAAATCAGGATTCGGAGGAGCCAGAGCGTACAGGGGCGAGGGCGTACCGCTATGTACCCCCTACGCGAGGTGACTCGCATCGCAACCTCACGCATAGTGACTTGCGCGCTCGCGCAACCGCTCATCGGCAGCTCCACTCGGAGAATTCGGTGAATTGGCTCCTCAAGGATACGATTAACTACCTTGACCGTCTACGGTACTCCAATTCGTACGAAGAAAGTGTTACCTCCGCTGCCGCGACCGGCTTCCTCTCTCTAGATGATTTCTCCTGgaaggatgatgatgattttATTCTTGATACCAACACCCTGACGCCGCCGCCCGCATGCTCATGGCTTCGACCCGGCATGGTATTTTCAGGTTCGCAACGAGCGGCAAGCGCGGGCTGTTCTGTCTTGTCCCAGCGCGTTTCAAGTCCAAACACCTCGGGTGACCCGGTAATTGTTAACGGGAGTGACAACACCCGGATCGGTGTCCATACCAGCAGCGGGCGTCGATATCTAGCAAATACTCGGGATGAGAATTGGCCGGTTAAAGTTACCGTTCACAACATCAACTACCACGACATGACTCTGTCGGGCACAATGGAGGCATACAATATCCCCGACAAAACATCACCCAGCCACGATGCACACATTGTGACCTTTTTAGAAGGAGAGATTATCGACTTCAATGCACATACACTAGAAACCAAAAACTTCAAAGCGGACGCCGAGATCGACAGCACGTACTGGCGAGAGTTGCAGCCGTTCAAGGACTTGAATGACacggagatggtcaagaGCCTCGTGAGTCGCAAGTGGATCACCGAAGAGCTTGCCAAGGGGTGGATTCTCATGCGATGGAAGGGTGAGTGCTTTTGA
- a CDS encoding uncharacterized protein (ID:PFLUO_001510-T1.cds;~source:funannotate), with amino-acid sequence MVKITSIEYFRVLPRWLFVKITDEEGQYGWGESTLEGHTEAVEGTLNALCKRFKGYEADNIEHIWQMAWRLGFYRGGPVFMSAISGIDIALWDLKGRRLGVPVHQLLGGKVRNKLSVYAWIGGDRPAEVEAAAKARLAQGFKAVKMNATEDVNWLDSPSVLDSSVERLKTVKALGLDVALDFHGRLHKPMAKQLAKALEPHRPLFLEEPLLSEHPEGIKQLADQVSCPIALGERLFSRWDVKRFLEDASVDVLQPDISHCGGISELRRIASMAETYDVAIAPHCPLGPIALAACMQVDLATPNFVIQEMSIGIHYNTEAGDLDITSYVKDASVFDVSDGYVEALNAPGLGIEIDEDVVRREAANTQPWLPKEFYGPDGSIREW; translated from the exons ATGGTCAAGATCACGAGCATTGAATACTTCCGGGTGTTGCCCCGGTGGCTGTTCGTCAAGATTACGGACGAGGAAGGCCAGTATGGCTGGGGTGAGAGCACGCTGGAGGGCCACACCGAGGCTGTCGAGGGCACGCTCAATGCCCTGTGCAAGAGATTCAAAGGCTACGAAGCCGA CAACATCGAGCATATCTGGCAAATGGCCTGGCGTCTGGGTTTCTATCGCGGCGGGCCCGTATTCATGTCCGCCATCTCCGGGATTGACATTGCCCTGTGGGACCTGAAGGGCCGTCGTCTCGGCGTCCCCGTGCACCAACTGCTCGGTGGCAAGGTCCGCAACAAGCTGTCCGTATACGCCTGGATTGGGGGAGATCGCCCCGCCGAAGTGGAGGCCGCGGCTAAAGCACGCCTGGCGCAGGGGTTCAAGGCTGTCAAAATGAACGCCACCGAGGATGTGAACTGGCTTGATTCGCCCAGCGTGCTGGACTCAAGTGTAGAACGTCTGAAGACTGTCAAGGCGTTGGGGCTGGATGTAGCCTTGGACTTCCACGGGCGTCTTCACAAACCCATGGCGAAGCAGTTGGCGAAAGCACTGGAGCCGCACCGTCCGCTATTCCTGGAGGAGCCTCTTCTCTCGGAGCATCCAGAGGGTATCAAGCAGCTTGCGGACCAGGTGTCTTGCCCCATTGCGCTTGGCGAGCGGCTTTTCAGTCGTTGGGATGTGAAACGTTTCTTGGAGGATGCGAGCGTCGATGTCCTGCAGCCAGATATTAGTCACTGTGGCGGCATCTCGGAGCTGCGGCGCATTGCTTCCATGGCAGAGACATACGACGTTGCTATTGCACCTCACTGTCCGCTGGGGCCGATTGCTCTAGCGGCGTGCATGCAAGTCGACCTGGCAACTCCCAATTTTGTGATCCAGGAGATGAGCATTGGTATTCACTATAATACGGAAGCTGGCGACTTGGATATTACGAGCTACGTCAAGGATGCCTCTGTGTTCGATGTGAGTGATGGCTACGTTGAGGCTTTGAATGCGCCTGGCCTGGGCATCGAGATCGATGAGGATGTGGTCCGGCGTGAGGCTGCTAATACCCAACCCTGGTTGCCCAAGGAGTTCTATGGCCCTGATGGGTCAATCCGCGAGTGGTAG
- a CDS encoding uncharacterized protein (ID:PFLUO_001511-T1.cds;~source:funannotate), translated as MAPIPLWLDCDPGHDDAFAILMAAHHPSLTLLGITTIHGNASLEKTTANAGSILEAIGKPEIPVYPGSHKPFCRPALHAPDIHGESGLDGTDLLPKASRPPVTDKNPILAMRDALLAQPKGTPWVVATGTLTNVALLFATFPEVAEHIQGLSIMGGAVGNGFTAAPMSRLPGEKSRIGNVTPWAEFNLYCDPESSESIFSNAVLASKTTIITLDLTHQVLASQAMQTRILHGSNDPSTTPTVLRQILHALLTFFATMYERVFGLNTGPPLHDPLAVAVILSTLNPAFAKAHPEPALSFDDKCGERFAVSIVTDGRHGPDTSTTGQLGRSLAVPTQGPGVAIPRGVDLDAFWGVILQCVQLADDCNAARAR; from the exons ATGGCTCCGATTCCCCTGTGGCTGGACTGTGATCCGG GCCACGAT GATGCCTTCGCCATCCTAATGGCAGCCCATCATCCGTCCCTCACTCTCCTGGGAATAACCACGATCCATGGAAACGCTTCTCTAGAGAAGACAACCGCCAATGCTGGCAGTATCCTCGAAGCAATCGGCAAGCCCGAGATCCCAGTCTACCCAGGGAGCCACAAGCCATTCTGCCGCCCAGCCCTTCACGCTCCCGATATCCACG GCGAATCCGGCCTGGATGGGACGGATCTCCTGCCCAAAGCATCTAGGCCGCCAGTGACGGATAAGAACCCGATTCTGGCGATGCGAGATGCGCTCCTTGCCCAGCCAAAGGGGACACCCTGGGTGGTTGCCACTGGAACCCTGACAAATGTAGCTTTGTTGTTTGCAACATTCCCCGAAGTGGCAGAGCATATTCAAGGTCTGAGCATCATGGGAGGTGCCGTTGGCAACGGATTCACAGCTGCGCCTATGAGCCGGCTTCCGGGGGAGAAGTCCAGGATCGGAAATGTGACGCCCTGGGCCGAGTTCAATCTTTAC TGTGACCCAGAGTCTTCCGAGTCCATCTTCAGCAATGCTGTTCTTGCTTCAAAAACAACCATCATCACACTGGATCTCACCCACCAAGTGCTCGCCTCCCAGGCGATGCAAACGCGCATCTTGCATGGCTCCAATGACCCATCGACGACACCGACAGTTCTCCGCCAAATTTTGCATGCGTTGCTAACCTTTTTCGCGACGATGTACGAGAGGGTGTTTGGTCTTAACACCGGGCCTCCGTTGCACGACCCCCTCGCTGTAGCGGTGATTCTGTCGACGTTGAACCCGGCTTTTGCCAAAGCCCACCCCGAGCCAGCTCTTTCGTTTGACGACAAATGTGGAGAGCGCTTTGCTGTTAGCATTGTCACGGATGGACGCCATGGCCCTGATACGTCGACGACGGGACAGCTGGGACGCTCGCTTGCGGTACCGACTCAAGGCCCTGGTGTGGCGATTCCCAGGGGTGTTGATCTGGATGCATTTTGGGGCGTGATTTTGCAGTGTGTCCAGTTGGCGGATGATTGCAATGCAGCTCGTGCAAGGTAA